The genomic interval CAGCTCCTCGCgtcttttcctcttctccttcAGAAGCGTTTTGTCCCTGCGGAGAGGGGGACCCGTCAGGGCGGGGAGAGCCCAGCGGGGGGAAGGGGCTGCCCCTGGGTGGCCCGCAGGCTCCGAACCTGCGCACCGACTCCCGAACGCGCTGCTGCTCTTCCCTCGCGTCCGCCTGAGCGCTGGCGAAAGTCAGCTCCTCCGGGGCCTCGTCGTCAAACTCGACGGCCCCGTCCTCGTCTTCCCGCAGAGGCTCGGCGGCCGCGCCGCTACTGGGCTGCGGGAGCAACAGGCCGTGCTCCGCCGCCGCCTCCAAGGCGGGCTGGCCTTCATCCACCGCCGCCGAGACCGAAACCGGCGCGCGGGACGCGCGGGGCCGGAGCTGCACCATCGCCACTCGCCACGCAGCGTCAGACCGTCTGGCTCCGGCGCGGAAGCAACCGCGGTGCGTATCCGTGAAGGGCAAGTGGCGCGGGCTCCGGCTCCCCCTGCAGGCGCGGAGGCCCCACTGAGCTGCGCAGACCTGGGAGACAGCGCCACGACCGGGGCAGGCGCGTGCGCAGAGCATGGAGGCGGGGCCGAAGGGAGCAGGGGGCGTGTCCTTCACCAGGCGGGGAGGCCGGTGCGTCTGCTTCTTCGCGGCAGGGCCGGCGCTGCTGCTGTGAGAGCGGGTGAGGAGCGGGCTGGCTGCCAGCCAGGGAGGATCCCTCGGCTACCTTCTCGGGCGGAGTGCCGAGAGGGTTGGCTGGGTCCCCGCGCCCCTCGAGGCGGACTGGCGCGGGGTGCGACGCCCGGGGCCCATAAATCCGGTGGCCGCAAGCTACCGTCGCCGCTTTTTCTAGCACCGGGATCTGCTTGGTCGATGCGTTTAATGAGTATTTGCAGATTTGGCTCTCGCTCCCCGAACAAGTGGCGTTTCAAAGGCAAGAAATGTGCCGTAGCGGCAGGACCTCGAAGTGTCACCGCCCAGGACAGACGCAGGGTCAAATCAACTCTCGGAGCCAGGCGTGTGCCCGGGTGCCGTTTCGCAAGCTTCCTTCAGCACCAGCCCCCTGCCCACGCTTCTGTTTTCACTCGTCACCGCTACCACTCCCTGCTTGCCCTCTGATAAACCTTTAGAACGTAAGCTGCTGTGCCCCCACGTCCTCGAACAGCCTGAATCTTGCGAAAGAACGACTTTTTCACGAAAGAACGACTTTTTCACGATTACTCGGCGAATGCAACCCTAGTgctgtttatatttgttttccaaGTGTATTTCATTTCTTGGCCCACATGGCCCTTGGCAATTTCTGTGCTGCTTCTCCCACCCATTGTACAATAGCAAATGAGTTGAACAAACCAAGCTGCTTCACACTTGCTATGCATTTAGGCCTGCTGTACCCCTACAGACACTACCAGAGCTGAATTTCTCTTAAAGCCTCTCAAGCCCCATAACACTTATTCCATCCCCACTCTGCCCATCTCTAATTGCATTCTCCTCTGAGTCTGGCACACATTTCTATTACTGTAGCTTCCACACTGTATATAATAGATTACACAACAGTTGTCCCAGCTGTACTGTGAAATCCTTGAGGGGATGGTCCATGTCTTCctaatcattttatttctaatgtcTCTCATATGGTAGATGTTCAAATATTAAATTGAATTGAGTAATTCTACCTCACATACACTttgtgttttcaattctcttcatCTTGTCTAACAAAACCAAAGCATGAACAGAAATgtcaaaacacaaaaacaaaaaaaaaaagctcctgaTACCAAAGGCCCAGTATGAGAAGAGCGGGAAAGAACAGCTCTGAAATATCTGGGCCTTGGCCAGGGAGAAATTACAAATTACAAATATACTCAGACTCCCTGAGGCAGTGTGCTGACTTCCATCATTGCTAACATTAGGAAAATGTATAAAGCTAACTGTGAGAAGCCCAAGGACAAACCTACTAAAAGTGAATGATGGTATTTTATGAACAAAACTGCATGGTACTTAAGTATTACAAGTGTACCTGGGTTGACTCGCTCATGTGAAGTGTGAAATTAAGTCCTAAGGGTGTTTGACTGTTCCCTCAGATTCCTCATGGGTTATGAACATCCCTTTTGCCCCTGTGAAAAGCCTTTTGGAACTTATTAGAAGGTACAACTTGCAAATACAGTACAAAGTATATGTGATAGGGTTGTGCCTATTTCTATAAAAGCCAAGAGCATGacattaaatgaaattttataagGGGCTGTGGTGATGTGACCCAGGTAGGTAATCACCCAGACAGCCACCTGATCTGAAGGCCCTGTTATGTACGACTTCCCTGCACTGTTTATAAAGACCTGTCTTCTGAGTCAGGCCACACGGCGGGCATTCCAAGGGCCGACAGTGCTGCATTAGGGGGTAAGGCTTCAGGAGAGAACTCTATTCTCACTGTTTACTCCAAGGTAGCATAAGCATACTTTTTTTTCAGTCTCCTGGGAAAAACTCCCTGCAGAATTCAGTGTCTGGGAAAGCTTGGCAGCCCCCGCGGGGACTGTGTAGCGCCGTGTTTATGACATTGAGAAACAGTCGGCCATCACCTCTCCCTGTCCTCTCTGGCTGCAATAAAGGCCAAggctaaattttaaattttaggcAGCTTTGTTTATCCTTGGAGTACATATATTTGCATCGTTTTTTTTCCCACCCTGATTTTCTACATTATTACtactcttctcttccttccttgccTGAGTTCCTGTTGGAAGCTAGCCCACCTGAGGGGAGGCCGGCCAATAAGGtaaatactgaaaagaaaaacCCCCAACAAATCCATCTCTTGGGGTAACATCTTTATACACTAAATTACTTTCTGTAAAGAGGGACTTAATTTTCCACCAAAACTTGTACAAAAATCACAAATACCAAGGTTTCACTCTGTACTTCTATCTTTGCCCAAATAGCACAACCACAATAGGGATGAGTACGTTTTTTAGACAATCGAATTACAAAACTTCTTCCCTCCCAGACACATCAGAGGTATCTTATGTTTACATTCACACCAAATAACATGCATTAACTTTATAGTTCTCTCACTTCTCCCTCTAAATACTTATACATGTTGCTTCTAAGAACCCATCATTTATCATCAGGTTGGATTCCAGCCAGGGAATCAGGATTTTTTAGACTTTCCAATCTTCAGCTCACCATCTACAAGATTGTTTCTCCTTGATTTGTGGCCTGGTACTCAGACATACAGTATATGATCTCTTCCTTCTCCAGGACAATCAAGAAACATTTTCGGTTTCATGAGGAGCAAGGGCTTCAGGAAGAGTCGTACCACAGGGCCCCTGGAAATGAAACCTGGAAGAGAAGGGCAAAGACAGGAGGGTCCTGAGCAACATGACAGGGCTTCTCCAGCAAGGCACACGTTTCTTAGTTATACCCAGAGTAAAACCGAGACCCAAATTCTCCCACATCTAGTATTCTGGACTTTTATTCCCACTTCTTTCATCCAGTTTCTGACAATGCTAGAAGTAGACATTTCCCCATGAGTTGCCCCTGTGGCCAAGGGAACCTAAGAAAACAAATTGCCTTGAATTTAGGTGCTATAAATATGATCTTAAGGGGCAGGGGAGACATGATTGTAAAGCATATTTCATGATTATATTGCTGAACTCATAATTGAAATTGTAAGTTTCACAAAATCTATATGCACTAAAACAGATTCATCTGTACTAACAGCAGGAGAAGAACCACCTCATGTACTGTGCAGACTGCGAGGATTTTGCCTGCGTAAGCAGGCCTCAGACCATCCATCAGCGGCTCTCAGGACAAGCTCTGATATATAGTcagaaaataggagaaaaaaaaggaaaggacaaGCAAAGATGAGGAACAAAGAAGATGCAAAAGTGATCTTTTTGATTTCTGCTTCCTTCAAGGGAAAACacttaggaaaggaaaaaaaaaactaactgagtaagaaataaaagcagaatTTTCTAGTGTAATGATAATAAGAAAACCAACTGAgcacaattaaaatggcaaaggcatTTACTCAATGCAATTCATCATTCATAGTGTTTATTCTGGACACAACACAAATCGGGCATGCCTTAGCCCTCAAATACCCTGTTATCTCAAAAAGGTGCCCCCAGTGGACATCCTGGACCAAATGGCATCTCCACTCCTGCCACTGCAGCAGGACACTGGACACTGCAGCCAGAAAGCTCCTTGCCTTCAGTGGTTACGGTCCCTCGAGGGTTCCGATCCAGGGCTTTCTGAGAATGGGGAGCCAGGCATGCGGAGCTTGAGGCAATTCGCATATCCTCAACTTCCACCTGTTCTCTTTCCTAAGAAAGTGGCTTCTGGGTGCTCCCTTCCACATTCACCCACCTCCCATTCACAAAAGCAAGCTGTGCCCCTCACCAAATCTCAACAATGGTGCCTTATCCCAGGACGGGGAAACTTACAGGCTGCCAAACAGGGACCCATGAAATATGTGAACTTCTGAAGACTGGCAAACAGATGCAAGCAGGCCTGCTGTGTTCTTACGCCCAATAAAACTGAAAGAGGACCTGAGAGGACTGTCAATTAACAGATCACTGCATGCGATACGaaattactctgtgtattttagCCTGTAACTTGGAAGGAGGTCCAAACTCTGAGAGGCAATGCCCTAACTTCCTTTCATGCCTGGGGAGGAAGCAAActaagcaaaaacagaaaattacaattGACATAGAGAAGGTGAAATTTAGCTAAATCCGGTTAAAAGGAAATATTACTCCAATTTGTACTTTTCTCATTCACCTAGAACAGAAGTTGGCCAACTTTTTTCTGTAAACAGCCAAAGAACAAATATTTGAGGCTTCACAGGCCAGGCAACAGTCACTGTTGGAGCGACTCCATTTTGTCATGATGCAAAAGCAGCTGAAGACAATACATAGACCTGTGGCCAAGGCCGAGTTCCAGCAACACCTTATTTACTGGTATAGAAGGTCGGTGAATTCGGCCTACCGGCAGTAGTTTTCTGACCCCTGACCTAAAGTAAAGTTCAACCCAAATCTGTTACACACAGGATGTAAGAGAAAAATCCACTGTTGTTAAGCTGTGTTTAAATAAACCACTCAATCCCCATTTCAAAAGCTTGAGTAGGAAGAAAGGGCATCACCATGTCTCCTCTAAACGTCAGCTTTGATGATGCCGAGATAAAAGCACTGATGGCTTCACTGGTCAGTTATACACTGGTCAGAAGATTCCCAGACTTAGCAGTACAGACAGCCTCGGCTCCACAAGGAAGCCAATGGACAAACAGTGGTTCTCGTGGTAGGTGCTGGTCGATGAAGAGCTTGTCCAGTTTGATCAGTTTCTAACAAGAAAGCAGCCTGTTTGTCTGAACAGAGACATCGGAGGTTTGCAGAACATGAAGCTGAAGAATTTTGTTGCGGAAGAGTGGCAACTGAAGCAGGTCTGTGATTTTAGGAGGCCCAACTTAAGAAGTCATTTCATTACATGCCCAGAATTATTCTTGACTTGCAGGAAAAACTACAAAGTTCAATTTCCTTTTACACGAAGACACACAGAGTGGATGCACAGCACCACTGGGCTGTCCAGGGCATGAGGGGGAGAGGCCAACTCTTACCTACAGGTTGTAGAAACACTCAAGCTTTATTTCCTTCTATCTGCATTTTCTTACTTTTCTACAGTGATGGTTTGTTTTAATTCTTTATACTTACTAGAGACAAGCTGGAGatcaaataactgaaaataaaccACAGTGGAAAAAAACAGAATTGGGGCTGTAGGTCATCTCCTCCTGCAGAAACTTGATCCTGTCCCCATCTTGGAGCATTCTTGTTCTTTCCAGAAGAGGCTTGAGTTACCTGGCTCTGCTATTACTTTGGATGATGTATCTAGCCCAGGTGCTACACATATGGGCCATGAGGCATATTAGAGATTTAATGTCTATTTTTCAAAGGATAAGTTAGAAGATAATCTAATTTTTTAGTAGAACagtgttattgagatataattcacatatagtCTGTTCATTTATAATGTATAAGTAAcatgtttttagtatattcagagttgtacaaccatcaccacaatcaactttagaacttttccatcaccccaaaaggaaacatGTACctgttagcagtcactccccattcctccctacCTCAACCCTAGACAACCATCGTATTCTACCTTTGGTCCCTTCTGATGGGCCTATTCTGAGtttttcatataagtggaatcatacaatatgtggtcttgtctatctggctcctttcactcagtagaatgttttcaacattcattcatattgtaacatcaatacttcattctttttattgccaaataatattccattgtatgtaaatACCAAATTGTGTTCATCCATTCAACAGTTGAAGGACAGttgagttgtttccacattttgactATTAGAAgcaatgctgccatgaacattcatgcacatgtttttgtgtagacataggTTTTATTTCTCTTGGCTGTCTACCTAGAATTGCTAGGTCATCTATTAACTTGGTATTTAACCTTTAGAAGAACTAccagactattttccaaagcagttgcaccattttactttcccatGTGAGGGGTCCAatttcttcaccaacatttgttattttctgatttttaaattatagccATGCTAGTTAGTCATTGTTcatctcatcatggttttaatttgaatttccctaatgattactgATATTCAGCATATTTTCAATGTGTTTATTgaccatacatatatatttggagaaatgtctattcaaatctttggtctatttttaaattggcttgtttttttattactgagttgtaagagctctttatatattccagatacaagtcccttatcaaatattagacatgcaaatattttctcccaaactgtgggttgtctttttcattttattgatggtgtcattaaagtacatacatttttaattttgagtaagtccaatttatccatttttcttatGATCCTTGTGTTTTTGATGTTAAGGAGGCCTTGACTAACTCAAAGTGACAAAGATTtactcctatattttcttttaagaattttataattttagctcttatatttaggtttaaGATCCATCtgagttaattttcatataaTGGTATAATgaaggggtccaatttcatttatttgcatgtggctatccagctattctagcaccatttgttaaagacTATGCTTTCCCTGACTTTCTACCACTTTCAAAAATTGGTTGACCATGAATatgaggatttatttctgggctctcaattctattccactaatctatatgtctatcctcatgccagtaccacactctTGATAAACTAACTTTGCAGTAGGTTTTGAAATTAGGAGCTGTGAGTTCACCAACTCctttctccattttgttttgccttttctggatgGATCTCCTGCATTTTCCTATTAATTTCAAGATCACCTTGTCAATTTCAGCAAAGAAGCCAGCTGCATTTTTGACAGAGACTAGGTGAATCTTTAATTCAATTTGGAGAGTACTACCAACTTAATATTAAGTTGTCCGATCCATAAACGTGGATGTTCTTTCATCTAATTTagttcttctttatttctttccacaacactctgtagttttcagagtataagtttttACATAGAAGGCAATTTTTTAAAGGATGTCTTCTTAGTTCCCACCACTTACATGCAAATGAAGAACTACAGACTGAGGACACAGGCTGTAGCTGATTAAAAATACTGAAGGACAGTAGGAAGAAAGCTGGCAAACTCAACTGAAGAGGATCATGTCTCAGTGTGTTCCACACAGTCTGTGGCAGGTTTTTTTATCCCAGTGAAGACTCAGGACATGGGTTCTTATCCTGGCTGCATATTCGCACCACCTAGGGAGCATATAAAAGTCACGGTACccaggtgtggataaagtgaagtttcctgtggccaagattctcacctggccctggttggttagctcactacacacatgtgggcaatacgttgctattgactctatataaagtgcTCCACCCAGTGcactgggtgacacggtggcatggctgctgcagggctgcaaggctgc from Manis pentadactyla isolate mManPen7 chromosome 16, mManPen7.hap1, whole genome shotgun sequence carries:
- the NOL7 gene encoding nucleolar protein 7, translated to MLCARACPGRGAVSQVCAAQWGLRACRGSRSPRHLPFTDTHRGCFRAGARRSDAAWRVAMVQLRPRASRAPVSVSAAVDEGQPALEAAAEHGLLLPQPSSGAAAEPLREDEDGAVEFDDEAPEELTFASAQADAREEQQRVRESVRRDKTLLKEKRKRREELFIEQKKRKLLPDTILEKLTTASQTDIKKSPGKLKEVSLLQKKNEESEKGSNSKKAQVQKVQSVGQNKSYLALRLKDQDLRDSRQQAAKAFIQNSLYGPGTSRTTVNKFLSLDNKRSPVKKAAVQFLTNAWGTQKKQDAKRFKRRWMVRKMKTSKK